Below is a window of Lytechinus variegatus isolate NC3 chromosome 4, Lvar_3.0, whole genome shotgun sequence DNA.
GGAcgcatttcataaaggacttgcaactgttgtaaatttgccataatggcaactaccatggtaacagggctcagcagccaatcataatcaaggttcaTGTACAGCAAAATAATACATGAATTCTTTGGTTacaattaaatgataaaaaaaaaatttaatgtgaCATCACAGATCTTGTTTGCAGTTGCTAATGGGATTAGTGATCtgaatattcaaatgcttataactttCATATTGTGTGTCCAATTTTACTTTGACTTTAATTGATGTTActgcatgtatttttttttcttgtttgcttTCACACTTGTAAGCTAACTTTTGCATGGTTTCATTCTCACATAGGACAACAAATTTTAAATTAACATGATCCCGTAACTGCTGtgtttcttcaatttttttccatccTTTTTCCGTCATTCAGATTCACCAAACACGAATCGATCTAACGTTAGACCTATATTATAAACACATCAGGGgtcctgttgcagaaagagttgccaTAAGACACAACTTGATTGAtgttcaaccaatcaaaagcatCTGAGTATTAATTTCAATGCAACTCTCTCTTCAATGGGCAGCTGATCCTGATCATGATTGGAAAAAGAAGGCACCCCGGCCCAGAGGCAGAGATTAGACAAGAGAAGCGCCGCCTCAAATAATCCCAGCATGAATGATGACCTCTAAAATAACCTGGTCTATTGACAAAGGAGtgtatccattttttttaatgctacaAGCTCTGTACAGATATTTGCTTTAGTTTTAGTGCTAATGCATTTCATAGTTCTTCAAGTTCTTCTTCAAGCTACACTGACTGCCTCCTTCAATTCTGAAGATTCTAGCAGTATTGTAGTACAGGGGACTGGTAGGTGAAATACACCaggtgaacaccctactctttgatgaatagtgtattggttttaacgtgGATAAGTTGTGACTCTCCTATGCACAGGACCTAAATTTGCGTCCTTTACGATGGACTGAGTGTTTTCCAACTGTATTCACACCCGCACTGAACACAGCACTGAGGCACGCTAACACACAATGCTAGCATCAGTTTTTTTTGTTAGACGTCTTCCGGCATGCTGCGGTAGTTGAACCCACACATGTAGAGATCTTATCTTATCTGGAACAGGCGCTCTAACCAACTGAGCTACGCTGCCTCCTCCTTACTTCAAAGACTATTTCAAGGCCAAGTCaccagggggctgtttcataaagctattcgtaagttaagagtgactttattaaactttaagaatgactggtgaacattTATTACtcactaaaccatcgccaatgaacctTTCGGTGTAataccacaagaaatgatcaccagtcgttaaAGTTGCTCTCAACTTACAAatagctttgtgaaacacaaattaagagcaactttaagaacgactggtgattaTTTCTTGTAGCTTTATGAAATGACCCCCCAGCCCAGGCCCAGggcaggggcctgttgcagaaagagatgcGTTTGAACGCAGTCAAAAATTtaagcgcaagtcccgaatacgggtgcttcattggctgaaaatcaagttgcgaaagatattttgagttgcgtttgattttgatcgcaactctctctctctgcaacgggcccctggtcaagACCAGTTTTCAATTCATGGCGCATCAGTACACGGAGAGGGTCACGCTTCACAGTCACTCATCTCCCCCGATCCGTCGGCATGGATAATCTGCAACCTCCGATAAAGAGCTGGGCCTGACTGAAGTCACTGCGGTTAGCAATGTAACTGATCAGGTTCTCTGTTAATTTAACAGTTTTAAATGAAgcaaaaaaatcttacctttcaTCCAGTCCGCTACGTCTTTGGCTGACCATCTAGGGATATTTATGAACTCCATGATTCCTGATTATCAGACTCGATTCAAGCAGGAAGCTGCCGACGCGACGACGAGTTTGGATGATGATATGATTTAATTCGTGCGCGCTGCATGCCTCGCCTATGTACACTAGCGCTACGTGCGTGCGCGCGCTGGCCGAGCGCGGTGTGCGAGTACTGTCCAATTTCATTGAGTCCAGACGGGAATTCTAGAAAAATAATCAGTTTTATACCATATCTAGtattcattttcctttcatttttcaagGAGAATTGAACAACACATTTTTATaattcatgatatatcacatatGACTTTATCATATAACCCAACGTCTCCGGAGTTATAGTTTTCTGTGATCCCATTTTTATCTTCACTTCAGTCCCATTCGTAGGAATTAGGATAGTGTGTACGGCCTACTGACGCCTTTAATTGACTCGATCTGGACTTCACCTTCATCAACAAACTGAGAAAGCTTGacgcagttttttttttcctgaaccgACATGTCGAGACAAAGCAGTAGAGCAACAGACCCTCGTAAAATTGTGAGTAAATCTGAAGTAGACTAAATCTAGTTGGCCTTTTCTCCCTAATTAAATAATTAAGCCCATCTGCATGatctgaaaaaagtgaaaaacattttcatgatttttatcCATTTTGTAGATCAAGGCCTAGCCCTAGGGCCTAGCTAGGCCTACTTCTTTTCTCACTGTGTTTTACTTATTAGGCTCCTCCTTTTTAGCATACTTCCCACTTGTAAAACTGTGTGTTCTTCAAGATTAAAGGGCATACAAACCAGCAGCCTTAaaataaagggatggtctgggctgaaaatatagaTCTATCTAAAAAGAGTacaattcacagagcaaaatgctgaaattttcatcaaaattggataacaaataacaaatttattgaattgtgaagtttatcaatatttttagaaAACAGGCCTATATGCACATTGgacatcatgaatattcatttggtgggccgatgatatcacatctccactttcctttttcttatgttattacatgaaatcataaaatgtttaattttttcatgCATGTGTAGATGATGCGTCTCcataatgatgaaataagttacgGCAGTAAATAACTGATGCATACATcagttttagttcttggtagaaaaatgttgaataaacctaatttcataatacaaaagaacaagtggggatatgatatcatcagcccacccaTATCATAtaaaccttgttcattgaatgagtgagccaacctaatgaatattcatattcataaagacatgcttcatcggaataatgcaaatctttataaTTCAATCAGTATTTGTTATCTgactttgatcaaattttcagcatttttatttgtgaattttactctatttattgagatatgaatatccCCAGCCTGGACCATTCCTTTAATAGCCCCACCTCAAGTCTACTTTGGCCAGGTTCCCTAACCATAGTGCAACATTCTGAATTGTTGTTCTGAACATTCTGAACATTGAATTCTTGAAAGTTGTAATATacagacccacttgaatgataacacacTAATTCACCACATTTATATTGCAATGTCAATGTTACCAAGTACTAAAATTTACTCTtcctctcaaaaaaaaaaacattttaatttcttcacagaaataaaattatagGCTATTTTATTATCTGTATTACTATTAAATAGTTATCTCAACTTATGTCCATACACACAGTCAGAGGCCACATTTTTGTCACAACTTTgatgttaaaaaatatatttttaagaatatttgaacatttttgCTTTATATCTTTCTACATGGCTTAAGTTACAGTCAATCAATGAACAATCCATGGTTGTGGATGCCATTTTGCCCTTTTGATTGACCTTGCTTAATGCCCAGCCCCTATTGGTTTTCCAGGAGATATAAACTgctctttttaatttatttttccctcatttgtgCTGTAGTACACATTCACACTTAGAAAAGTTTCCTTGCTTGTGAAATATTGGAATTTTAAGATCTTTActtattttgaatgatttgttGTTGGGGTTAACTTGAGTTTTGATCTTCAATTCTGTCCCTAGAGTCAAGAGCTGTTTACTCTCACGTATGGCGCCCTTGTGGCCCAACTTGTAAAAGACTACGAGAGCGATGAGGAAGTCAACAAACAGCTTGATAAAATGTAAGATTAGTGAAACTATATTCCATACTTTTCCCTGCTATTTTGTTCATAACCTTGTAAATGATGAGTTTTCTCAACAGAATACTCAATGGCGTGGGGtgcagtcagtcggcaagcccctgtgttaatgagcaaatgggcaagatttatccaagtcctctcgtggctgaattcatgtccctgcaaaatctcgtgaattgtgagactttctttctcaaagaatttaaccactttctcctggagtaaaattgattatttttgtaccattgggaagagtaaatgttactctttcatattggttatttcttttgaataaaatattttgataaataagtgaatttttttaccagaaaagatgcatcaaacagaattttttaattgtgcaacattttgtgttttaggcaccaacattatttatatcatcagaaagctcaaactctatactttcttacaatgtcactcttgatatgtggcatcttttagatgggtcagcagccagctttttccattaagatgcaagacgagatttctaaaatttctgagtaacataaaatccagagttctgattggctgaataatgttttcacaacaacaggcgcgggttatttgaagagattaccacatggtgagtgtgaccttgcagaggcccagtgtggggaacattggaatttgcgtgggtgtgtggtctctgatgaccaatcagagtgcagtattcttgtttttgagctgctaaatgtacttggcctatgaaaagctggctgctgacccatctaagatacatcttcttatacaaattatatcatattaaagcgtagatcttcagctttattatgatctaaaaatcatttgtgctcaaacagaaatcaagtgtgaaaacaacaacatttgttgcatgaaaaaatcattttgtttcatgttttatatcaaaagttttccctatattacaacattttttaaaaattccaaacacatgacctgaaagaatgattcttcttctttacaaagataccaaaaatatgatatttggttaatatttagagcagcaatggcagaataaaaagaggtgttttggttcgcaccaagtTCATTGATAATGCAAAAATcctatagtcatgaatatcacttggataaaagaagctactttttcagggcttgccgactgactgggTGGGAGTAATGTATTTCATCTGTAAATACATGGTTTAGATAACAGAAATTTACTCAAAAAACCTTACCAGTTGTGCACCAGAATACTTCAAGtgcatttcataatttcatatttgttttagaaaatacatgtacatgtaggcaatcatatttccatttttgacATTACATTTTTATGGTATTAGATTAAAAGAAGTGaattattaatatcaataattagTTAATTACACTTTATTTAATTATTGAGAGATGTCATACTGGAATGAGAAGAGCAAGAATAACAAAACATGATTTTAGAATacatcattttgaaatttgacaTGAAGTGTAAACAGCATTTCAAGAAATTATTAACAATTGATGCTGGTCATGCTATAGCTGTACATTTTGAGGCTTCACTTACATGTATTCAGCATCTTATTCATGCGTAAAccataaattcttttatttgtgTAGGGGTTATAACATCGGCATTCGTCTTGTGGAGGATTTCTTAGCACGGTCCGGTATTGGTAGATGTAATGATTTCAGAGAAACAGCAGATATCATTGCCAaggtaaagtacatgtatggatTACCAATGTATAAAAATCAAAGATATTTGAGATGTTGTTTTGTAAGAAACTTGGAAATAGACaagacaaattaaaatttaCTATTGAAACATGGATGTGAAGGTGAATTTGACATCAAGATGGttttgatttaaaaacaaaaaacaagagGATTACATTAATGATGGTTTGGTTGCAATGGTAAATATCCATTGATCAGAAaataactgatttttttaaatatattctttgatttttaaaacatcATATTTGGCAGCTTCCCAATCTGTTGCATAATGAATTAAGCAAATTGCTCTTTTATTGTTTATAATAATGGTGTTTTTCTTGGAATCATGTCATGTTCCTGattatttatcaaatcattGTCCATATTCTGagaaattttcttttgattattgACATCTTGGACAGCATATCAcatgtgatgtcacaaaatcCTTCACTCTGTTGTTCTTTGGTGGCTGTTGATCAAACCCTTAGAAAAACtttattttctgcttttattgaaaacaagataaattccagttccagtaacgatctcaaaatgactttttacagaatctaatataatgaccacccaagtgtctgtctgtacaaataaaaaatatgtgccaaaggattctggaagaaattgtgtacttGCTGAGAAATATGCACAAATTCGGTCACTTCTGTCTGGTGTTTactccagcaataataatacactgtcccacgtgtgcctatctgtgttggtgatcttcagtgtgaacatttttcagcgtagatttcaagatttcacaaagttcagttcatgtaactgtaccagatctagatcctcgatatactgacaattaaaccaggggcctgttgcataaaactttttacctgagaaaactcaggttgtttttaccagattTTTTGCCCTGtattaaagtcaatggcggaaataacactaaccttagttttcagtttttaccagagttttctcaggtaaaaagttttatgcaacaggcccctggttttacagactttctcatgaaatcagtgtttactgcaactactggcatttctctgtAATAAGCCAGTTCGGAGTTCCATTCTGcacatgatcagaagaaggtcatttctACTGTAGGGTTGAAAACTAAACACCTACTTGAGAATAAAATAATCAGTTTTAAAGCAACAGCATTATTCAGGAACTTAACTGCAAACACAACATATCAGGAACAGAGAATAACTAAACAAAGAGACCGGATCTGTAGTGTCATATCTGTGCATCTGTGTCTGTGCATTCATTAAAAAACTCTCTATACCTTTGGGCCTTCCTCGGCCCCACATCAAAATTGTTGCGACAGAAACATAACATTATTTAACACTATTTAAACTAACTTAAATCTTACCAATGAAATTTAAGAAAATAGCAGAACCCAACTGAGATGTAGTAATCTAATTCATAATATAAACCAATGAGGAATAAGATGAAGGGGATAAATGATGTCTgggtgattatgtaataatggcATTAGAAACTATTAAGTGAGGGGTGGAATGAGTGGAACACCTGaatagagaaggaatgaagatgacaaaagagAATCAGAGGAAAAGAATCCAATCTGGAGAAGGATGAATGAAAACTGAATATAATTAAACTCaaatgacctacatgtaagttCAGACTGCAAGGGCAGTGCTGAAAAGAAATGCCAATGAACTCAAGTCCAGAGGGAACATAATCAAGGTTTctatggtacatgtagttgccataatagcaaagttacaacagttgcaagtcctttatgaaacggcccctggtctatgcaatttctgcatcctgctatgtaaggcatgcatGCTTgaataatatcttgctttgaaatctgtctatcatgatgaaagaaatgaaaggttaTTTGACCAATATTGCCCATGATGTAACTTCAAACTGGTCTATTGTCAGGATGAACTTTTCAATACCccataaaaacaaagaagaataaatatttgcaatcTAATGAGCATTTAATAAATTTACTATACTCATTGCCAAGTGAAGTTATATTGTATCATTGGTTGATTAAGGAATGATTGCTTTTTAACTTATTTCCTGTGACCTTtccatgaactacatgtacatgtaataacataataaaaagcTATGAAACAAATGATATCTACAATAACACAATAATAGAAAATAGAATATGTAGTAAAATTGCATCCaggttatttttcattttgctgTTCATTGTTGGTTATTGTCCTCGTTTGTACTAAGACcacaaaaacatttttcaattgTAGATTGTAGGCCTACACAGTATAAAATACCAATACATGCAGAGATTAATGTTTCAGGGAATTAGACACATACCTGGATATAAACCTATTTCCATCTGAAAGACATACTTCCTGTAGGTCAGACTGGGCATCCTGAGTTTAATAGTACTGGTGATTACATTAAAATGTACGTTTGGTCTCGATACATGTTAATAATTGATAGGCCTGGCAACCAGAGATATTATCTTCTCTTGAGAGTAGTTGGTTTGATTGTAGAaaataaaatggtgtcaaacatcaaaattggatgatgCATCATGTTGTGAAACAGCATGTCATTGGCCCTGttttgatatgtacatgtagtcttcaATCGTATGAAAATCTATCTGCAAGAATCTCAACCTtgtcttaaagggatggtccaggttgaatatctaaatacatagagaaaattcacgaagcaaaatgctgaaaatttcatcaaaatcggataacaaataacaaagttattgaattataaagtttatcaatattttttgaaaacagttgtatgcacatcataatgtatattcattaggtgggctttCCTATttcttaatcagttgtcaatccaattgttttagttcttggtcgaaaattttgaataaacctaattttttagaataaaatacaaaagaacaagtggggatatgacatcatcagcccacctaatgaatattcaaagacattcctagaactgttttactggaaaaatgcaaatctttaaaattcactaACTTTGTTAAATTTGTTATcccattttgatcaaatttgcattttggtatgtgatttttactatatttattgagaaatatttccagcctggaccatccctttgaataattaaaaaaataaggattatTTTGACCCCCTTTGGTTGGCTGGCTGTGATATGTTAGTGCTACATCTCTCTTTTTGtcattcaaataaattcaaGCTCTGAGACAATAGACCTCTGCTagacttacatgtagatgaaaatTTGACTTAAAAAATACCACTTGCCAggaaataattttcctggtatcccATCACAATTTgctatgcatttttttaatgactgcaacatgtacatgaatacaaAATTGCTTTTGTGAAGAATTTGTTTTCGTACATATTTGAAAGCTTTTCTCTCTCAACCGGGAATGATGTAAAGTAAATTTGAGAAGTAAAATTATTCCCCGCATGCAAAGCATTTGTAATCTGATTTGAAGTTTTCTTCACCGTGGATGTGATTATTCAACTTATGTAGACTCAACttttatttatgtttcatttatttcatttgtatttcaaaaaaaataaaatatgtaatcCGGCTTGTTTACATTCCACAGGCCCTTTAACTTTCAAAAGATAAATATGACGTGCATCATGTAATAGGGAGAGTAAATGAATTGtatattatttcctttttcGTCTTCTTTTTCAATGATTAGTCTGGATTCCGCATGTTTCTTGGAGTGACTCCGAGTGTTTGTAACTGGAGTCCTGCTGGTGATGAGTTCTCTCTCCTGATGGATAATAATCCTTTGACTGACTTTGTAGAACTCCCAGATGATCATAGTAACCTAAACTACTCTAATGTCCTGTGTGGTGTCATAAGGGGTGCTTTGGAAACGGTAAGCTTTCagggggcccatcttacaaagagttacgattgatcagatcaattgcaaagtatggaaagccagcaaagccaacatataaaatgcatgtttgttcaaaaaccTTCCTAGACTGTatgaattcattgttttcttgacaatttggtgtcttctcctttgtttacaaaggacattttgcaaatttcctatatgaaaaattatgacactgatggatttccatagcgTTACTTCTGAttggatcagtcgtaactcCATGTATTATGTAACAGAGAGGTTTATGTATGAGGAATGCAGGATTGGTTTATTTTTAGGTGTTGTACAGGGTTGTGATTAATTGACATTGACTGAAGTaccatgtgtacatgtagtagtaagAGATTCCTTTTGTTATTGCCTTTGTTTCATTAGAAAAAAGTTaggaattcaatattttttgttacattaGAGGTTTTCTTAAACTTTTTCAACTTATAACTCTTGTACATATTATGTAGatcacctttaaaaaaaaataggaaattaatTATCATCTGAATTACAAGGATCTTTGCTACAATTTAATGCACTTCTGAAGAGGAAATAGCCAGTTGTAATTGCCCTCCCTGCCTACGATTTGCAATATTTTCTAGATTTAGATGTTGCTAACAAAATTGTTAAAACTGGGGTAGATGAATCTTTCATAGTGTTTCATTTCAAGTTAAAGGACAACTTATGACTGTTATGTGTATTTTTCTATCAGGTTCAAATGGATGTGAGCGTGAGGTTCGTCCAGGATACACTTAAAGGGGACAATCAAACGGAGATTCGTGTTAAATTCATCCAGAGGTTAGAAGATGCTTTACCAGCTGGAGAGGAATGAACCCCAAACACATCTCTTGTGTATAAAAGACtgtgtaaatatataaatataaccaTGAAGATATGATGATATCATTCCGTATTATGAGTGTAATACACACAGTGAGTATGAGACCCTGTTTAAAAATTGGAAAAGCTAATGTGAAATACACACACAACATAATAACCAACGTTTATAATCATGTAGAGTTTGTAAAGTGCTCAAAAGTGCCAATTGTTTTAGTCAGTTGGCCATCCAGCACACATGTATTTTTTCAAGTAATTTATACCTGGGAGACTTTTCATAACTTAGTCATTTGTATGTTACATAATAATGCACAAGTACATAATGCACAATTACATAATAATGCACAAGCACAACATAATGCACAATTACATAATAATGCACAAGCACAAGTGACCTGTCCTTGGCTGCCAAGTCAGCCTCTTGATCATATTGGTTCCTGCAGCTGACATGGCTAAAGTTGAAATCCACAAGCATCTGGATGCAGAGTTTATAATTCAtcaaaagtttgatttgaaatacAGGAAATACACTCCTGTAATGTTAAAACAGGAAAAAGCTCACATCTCATTGAGCAAGAGAACATCCCACCCATCGTGCATGACTTTCATACTGCTTCATGGAACAAAACCTTGGGTAAAATggagcacaatgtggatgaaattgtttctgaaaataatgtaaatgcTTTGGGTGGTTCACCATCCTATGATGAATGACAATGAGACAGAACCCCAATATTACATAATGCTCTATACCCTTCATAgtaatagatacatgtaggtgcaaAGGAAACAGACTCATACCAGTTTACCTTCTATACCCCACTATAGTCTTGTTAAGTTGCTGCTATGAATATTATGTTGTATTGAATTGTAGTACATGTTATGtttgaagaaaagagaaagataaaTACTAGTTTAGTATTTACTTATTATTTTCAACCCTTACTGCATCAGACCCTCAAGCTCCATGAATAGTCTTGTGTAGATATCTTACACATACCACATAATgtaattcaatgttttattcaaatcattaaagCATAAGGGCTGATTTACGGGCAGCCTGCGCCTGTAAGTGTGAAAGTGCCGTGATGAACCACCCTGCTATGAGGGGATTAGCGGTGCCGCGCATGGGGCAAAGGGTTCGAGAGAGTCAGTCCTCCttctgtaatagctctatgattaAAGGTACATTGGTGTGAAGCTGAGCACAAGCTATGTTACCTTCACATTAGGCTTCTACAATGTATGGAACATGATACAGCCTTCTGTGTTCTTTCTCTAGCATAGACGATAGTTTGCTAATCATGAGAAATTGGTATCTTTATATTCTTGTAAGTTGATTTTATTAtagatttatacatttatttggTATAGcagtaaagaaattaaaaagtgcAATACTTTGTCCACTCTGTTAGATAAGTCAATCTCgataaatgattttgatatttttaggggatactacatgtagtttcagGTGGTGATTGTCCGAATTCAGCGAACCTTTTAGAAGAACCATCCATTTTTCCTGCAGTCTATGATTCAGAATGtttaaattccatttttttttcaaattaaaaataacttCCATAACCACTTTGTGAGAATACATATAGTACATTACTTTCTGCCTGCCATCCATGTAGGTAGTTATCAGAGgcaatggcccgaattcacaaaggtggttttgaaaatccacggttgagtccatggattatgcagatttcctttaTAAATTACTCTTAATTTAGCGTGTATCTGGCGTGCGTATAAAAAATTCTGATgctgatgtgcgcttttgtcacagtgcgccaaattcacgactgttaccatggttagatacgctattttattcatgagtccactgtttttattcatgagtccactcttcaaatagcgtatctaaccatggtaacaggcatcacTTTGGCACAATGTGGCAAAAAATTTTATACACTCGCTAGATACGCGCTGAATtatgcataatttatacaggaaatctgcataaaccatggactcaaccatgggttttcaaaaccacctttgtgaattcgggccattatgTTTCAGGTTGTATATTCGTCCCATTTTCATTCTTGCAATCACATTCAAAGCATTTCATGGATAAACTTTATATAATCACTGGTCAAGGCAGGGTCCACAGTTCTGGCCTCTTTTCGGGCTGTGAATCAAACTGTCCCACATCATTGGATACAtgtccatacatgtatatctcaacACAAAATGACATCAATCCAGATGCAAGTCTATTTTTAATTGGATGATTTTGCTTGTGTGTGTTTTATCTCGACACAAAAGTTTTCAACGCTTGAAATCACTCTATCTTTTCAGAGCAAGTAAAAAGAGTCTTTGACATACGTTAGATTATTGTATACAACCTGAAACATATTGATTATATGGTTTGAATTGCTTGCCTTTTACGAATTTACTTCCAACAGTGAAATAATTGGATATTAATGCATGAGAATTGTGTTGTATAGCTATCTGGTTTAAGGGACGTTAATTTCGCCCTTCGTGTCTGATATTCACAAATTTTTGTGAATTGTCCAAAATGTGTAACTTGTAAAtgttattttccccctttttctacTTTATGTTAATAACCTGTGAATTGCTAACATTCtttataatcataaataaaaaagaacccTAGTGAAAATATTTAGAGTCTTGAAATTTATTACAAGtgataattcaaatttacatagtcatttcaaatatttacaaaaacacatcaaaatacaaaatatctttacaagaaattctTGACAcagaattacaattttttaactCTATAATATAGAATAACATTCCATAATGTCTGTTATTTACAATTATACATATTatctaaaatacaaaaatgataaatat
It encodes the following:
- the LOC121413572 gene encoding trafficking protein particle complex subunit 3-like, giving the protein MSRQSSRATDPRKISQELFTLTYGALVAQLVKDYESDEEVNKQLDKMGYNIGIRLVEDFLARSGIGRCNDFRETADIIAKSGFRMFLGVTPSVCNWSPAGDEFSLLMDNNPLTDFVELPDDHSNLNYSNVLCGVIRGALETVQMDVSVRFVQDTLKGDNQTEIRVKFIQRLEDALPAGEE